A stretch of Enterobacter cloacae complex sp. ECNIH7 DNA encodes these proteins:
- the accB gene encoding acetyl-CoA carboxylase biotin carboxyl carrier protein, with product MDIRKIKKLIELVEESGISELEISEGEESVRISRAAPAASFPVMQQAYAAPVQQPALSAAVAPAAEAAPAAAAEISGHIVRSPMVGTFYRTPSPDAKAFIEVGQKVNVGDTLCIVEAMKMMNQIEADKSGTVKAILVESGQPVEFDEPLVVIE from the coding sequence ATGGATATTCGTAAGATTAAAAAACTGATCGAGCTGGTTGAAGAATCAGGCATCTCCGAACTGGAAATTTCTGAAGGCGAAGAGTCTGTACGCATCAGCCGTGCAGCCCCAGCCGCTAGCTTCCCGGTAATGCAGCAGGCTTATGCTGCGCCAGTGCAGCAGCCTGCGCTCTCCGCAGCCGTTGCGCCAGCAGCTGAAGCCGCACCTGCCGCTGCAGCAGAAATCAGTGGTCACATCGTACGTTCCCCAATGGTTGGTACTTTCTACCGCACCCCGAGCCCGGACGCGAAAGCGTTCATCGAAGTGGGTCAGAAAGTCAACGTAGGCGATACCCTGTGCATCGTTGAAGCGATGAAAATGATGAACCAGATCGAAGCAGACAAATCAGGTACTGTGAAAGCGATTCTGGTCGAAAGTGGTCAGCCGGTTGAATTTGACGAGCCGCTGGTCGTCATCGAGTAA
- a CDS encoding YhdT family protein: MDKRFVQAHKEARWALWLTLLYLAAWLVTAYLPDSAIGITGLPHWFEMACLLVPLVFILLCWAMVKFIYRDISLEDDDAA, encoded by the coding sequence ATGGACAAACGTTTTGTTCAGGCCCATAAAGAAGCGCGCTGGGCGCTGTGGCTGACCCTTCTCTATCTCGCAGCATGGTTAGTAACTGCTTACTTACCTGACTCCGCTATTGGCATCACCGGCCTGCCGCACTGGTTCGAAATGGCGTGTCTGCTGGTACCGCTGGTCTTCATCCTGCTGTGCTGGGCAATGGTGAAATTCATCTATCGCGATATTTCGCTGGAGGACGATGATGCAGCTTGA
- the prmA gene encoding 50S ribosomal protein L11 methyltransferase, with amino-acid sequence MPWIQLKLNTTGANAEELSDALMEAGSVSITFQDTHDTPVFEPLPGETRLWGDTDVIGLFDAETDMKEVVAILENHPLLGAGFVHKIEQLEDKDWEREWMDNFHPMQFGKRLWICPSWRDVPDENAVNVMLDPGLAFGTGTHPTTSLCLQWLDGLDLDGKTVIDFGCGSGILAIAALKLGAAKAIGIDIDPQAIQASRDNAERNGVSDRLELYLPDGQPEAMKADVVVANILAGPLRELAPLISVLPVEGGLLGLSGILASQADSVCEAYADLFALDPVVEKEEWCRITGRKK; translated from the coding sequence ATGCCGTGGATCCAACTAAAACTGAACACAACCGGCGCGAACGCCGAAGAGCTGAGCGATGCGCTGATGGAGGCCGGGTCGGTCTCTATCACCTTCCAGGACACGCATGACACGCCGGTCTTTGAGCCGCTGCCGGGCGAAACCCGCCTGTGGGGTGATACCGACGTTATTGGCCTGTTTGATGCCGAAACCGATATGAAAGAGGTTGTCGCGATTCTGGAGAATCATCCTCTGCTGGGCGCGGGTTTCGTGCATAAAATCGAACAGCTGGAAGACAAAGACTGGGAACGCGAGTGGATGGATAACTTCCACCCGATGCAGTTCGGCAAACGTCTGTGGATCTGCCCAAGCTGGCGCGACGTCCCGGACGAGAATGCGGTCAACGTGATGCTCGACCCGGGTCTGGCGTTTGGTACCGGAACTCACCCCACCACGTCCCTGTGCCTGCAGTGGCTGGATGGTCTCGATCTGGACGGTAAGACCGTGATCGACTTCGGCTGTGGATCCGGGATCCTCGCGATTGCAGCCCTGAAGCTGGGCGCGGCAAAAGCCATCGGGATCGATATCGATCCGCAGGCGATTCAGGCCAGCCGCGATAATGCCGAGCGTAACGGCGTCTCCGATCGTCTGGAGCTGTATCTGCCGGATGGTCAGCCAGAAGCCATGAAAGCCGATGTGGTGGTCGCAAACATTCTGGCGGGCCCGCTGCGTGAACTGGCTCCGTTAATCAGCGTGCTGCCCGTTGAGGGCGGTCTGCTGGGGCTTTCCGGTATCCTGGCGAGCCAGGCCGACAGCGTGTGTGAAGCCTACGCAGATCTCTTTGCCCTTGATCCGGTAGTGGAAAAAGAAGAGTGGTGCCGCATCACCGGTCGTAAAAAATAA
- a CDS encoding carbonic anhydrase produces the protein MTQVTGKAALLALSMISASAFASHWSYEGEGSPQHWGELDEAYKTCQSGMNQSPINIDSTAIAHLSPLQTHYVDGPVTLTNNGHTIQAGEQANTRDTLTLDKQTWTLQQFHFHAPSENTVHGKRYAMEMHLVHKNASGELTVVAVMFDKGTANPELEKLWRVMPQQAEQNVSIKQDLNLNKLLPKNKTYWRFSGSLTTPPCSEGVTWIVLKQPLTISAEQLARFTQTMHHDNNRPVQSLHGRVVVE, from the coding sequence ATGACACAGGTTACAGGCAAGGCAGCGCTGCTGGCGCTGAGCATGATCTCGGCTTCAGCATTCGCATCACACTGGAGCTATGAAGGGGAAGGTTCACCGCAACACTGGGGCGAGCTGGACGAGGCATATAAGACCTGTCAAAGCGGAATGAACCAGTCCCCTATTAATATTGATTCGACCGCTATCGCCCATCTCTCCCCGCTACAAACCCACTACGTTGATGGCCCTGTTACGCTGACGAACAATGGCCATACCATTCAGGCAGGTGAACAGGCGAACACCCGCGATACTCTTACTCTCGATAAGCAAACCTGGACGTTACAGCAGTTCCATTTCCACGCGCCGAGCGAAAACACCGTACATGGCAAGAGATACGCGATGGAAATGCATCTGGTTCATAAAAATGCCAGTGGGGAACTGACGGTGGTGGCGGTCATGTTTGATAAAGGAACCGCAAACCCGGAACTCGAAAAACTGTGGCGCGTTATGCCTCAGCAGGCCGAGCAGAACGTCTCCATCAAACAGGATCTCAACCTGAACAAACTGCTGCCAAAAAATAAAACGTACTGGCGCTTTAGCGGTTCACTGACCACTCCCCCGTGTTCAGAAGGCGTTACCTGGATTGTACTTAAACAGCCCCTGACGATTTCTGCAGAACAACTTGCCAGATTCACCCAGACAATGCATCACGATAATAACCGTCCGGTACAGTCGCTGCATGGGCGCGTCGTGGTCGAATAA
- the msrQ gene encoding protein-methionine-sulfoxide reductase heme-binding subunit MsrQ, producing the protein MRLTAKQITWLKVLLHLAGLLPFIWLFWAASQGLFSADPAKDIQHFTGRMALKFLLATLLVSPLARYAKQPLLIRTRRLLGLWCFAWATLHLTSYALLELGINNLALLGRELVTRPYLTLGILSWVVLLALALTSTQYAQRKLGRRWQLLHNFVYLVAILAPIHYLWSVKILSPQPILYALAAVALLAWRYKKFRQWLR; encoded by the coding sequence GTGCGTTTAACGGCAAAACAGATTACCTGGCTGAAAGTGCTGCTGCACCTGGCCGGGCTGCTTCCTTTTATATGGCTGTTCTGGGCCGCCAGCCAGGGGCTCTTTAGCGCAGACCCGGCAAAGGATATCCAGCATTTTACCGGTCGGATGGCTCTGAAATTTTTGCTGGCCACCTTGCTCGTCTCGCCGCTGGCGCGCTACGCTAAACAGCCCTTATTGATACGCACCCGTCGGCTGTTAGGGCTATGGTGTTTTGCCTGGGCGACGCTGCACCTCACCAGCTACGCCCTGCTGGAATTGGGAATTAACAATCTGGCGCTGCTTGGCCGCGAACTGGTGACACGTCCTTATCTGACGCTGGGTATCTTGAGCTGGGTGGTTTTACTGGCGTTAGCGCTGACATCCACGCAATATGCGCAGCGAAAACTGGGCAGGCGCTGGCAGCTTCTGCATAACTTCGTCTATCTTGTCGCGATCCTCGCTCCCATTCATTACCTGTGGTCGGTGAAGATCCTCTCGCCACAGCCGATCCTTTATGCACTGGCGGCCGTGGCGCTTTTGGCATGGCGTTACAAGAAGTTCCGCCAGTGGTTGCGATAG
- the accC gene encoding acetyl-CoA carboxylase biotin carboxylase subunit, translated as MLDKIVIANRGEIALRILRACKELGIKTVAVHSSADRDLKHVLLADETVCIGPAPSVKSYLNIPAIISAAEITGAVAIHPGYGFLSENANFAEQVERSGFIFIGPKADTIRLMGDKVSAITAMKKAGVPTVPGSDGPLTDDMDANRAHAKRIGYPVIIKASGGGGGRGMRVVRSDAELAQSISMTKAEAKAAFSNDMVYMEKYLENPRHIEIQVLADGQGNAIYLAERDCSMQRRHQKVVEEAPAPGITPELRRYIGERCAKACVDIGYRGAGTFEFLFENGEFYFIEMNTRIQVEHPVTEMITGVDLIKEQLRIAAGQPLSIKQEEVVVKGHAVECRINAEDPNTFLPSPGKITRFHAPGGFGVRWESHIYAGYTVPPYYDSMIGKLICYGENRDVAIARMKNALQELIIDGIKTNVDLQMRIMSDEHFQNGGTNIHYLEKKLGLNEK; from the coding sequence ATGCTGGATAAAATTGTTATCGCCAACCGCGGCGAGATCGCACTGCGTATTCTTCGTGCCTGTAAAGAACTGGGCATCAAGACCGTCGCTGTGCACTCAAGCGCGGATCGCGATTTAAAACACGTATTGCTGGCGGATGAGACGGTCTGTATTGGCCCGGCTCCGTCCGTAAAAAGCTATCTGAACATCCCGGCTATCATCAGCGCCGCTGAAATCACCGGCGCGGTGGCAATTCATCCGGGTTACGGCTTCCTCTCTGAGAACGCCAACTTTGCTGAGCAGGTTGAACGCTCTGGCTTCATCTTCATCGGCCCGAAAGCCGACACCATCCGCCTGATGGGCGACAAAGTGTCTGCAATCACCGCGATGAAAAAAGCCGGTGTTCCAACCGTACCAGGCTCTGACGGCCCTCTGACCGACGATATGGATGCTAACCGTGCTCATGCTAAACGCATTGGCTATCCGGTTATCATCAAGGCGTCCGGCGGCGGCGGCGGTCGCGGTATGCGCGTTGTGCGCAGCGATGCTGAACTGGCGCAGTCCATCTCCATGACCAAAGCAGAAGCGAAAGCCGCTTTCAGCAATGACATGGTGTACATGGAAAAATACCTGGAAAACCCACGCCACATCGAAATTCAGGTGCTGGCTGACGGTCAGGGTAACGCGATCTATCTGGCAGAGCGTGACTGCTCCATGCAGCGTCGTCACCAGAAAGTGGTCGAAGAAGCGCCAGCACCGGGCATTACTCCGGAACTGCGTCGCTACATCGGCGAGCGTTGCGCCAAAGCGTGTGTCGATATCGGCTATCGCGGGGCAGGTACCTTTGAGTTCCTGTTCGAAAACGGCGAGTTCTATTTCATCGAAATGAACACCCGTATTCAGGTTGAACACCCGGTTACCGAAATGATCACCGGCGTTGACCTGATCAAAGAACAGCTGCGTATCGCTGCAGGCCAGCCGTTGTCCATCAAGCAGGAAGAAGTTGTGGTGAAAGGCCATGCGGTAGAGTGCCGTATTAACGCCGAAGACCCGAACACCTTCCTGCCAAGCCCGGGTAAAATCACGCGTTTCCACGCGCCGGGTGGCTTTGGTGTGCGCTGGGAGTCTCATATCTACGCCGGTTACACCGTACCGCCGTACTATGACTCAATGATCGGCAAGCTTATCTGCTACGGCGAAAACCGTGACGTGGCGATTGCCCGCATGAAAAACGCCCTGCAGGAACTGATCATCGACGGTATCAAAACCAACGTTGATCTGCAGATGCGCATCATGAGCGACGAGCACTTCCAGAATGGTGGAACTAATATCCACTATCTGGAGAAAAAACTCGGTCTGAACGAGAAGTAA
- the csrD gene encoding RNase E specificity factor CsrD produces MRLTTKFSAFITLLTGLTIFVTLLGCSLSFYTAIQDKLVNRVQSVASVIDTRLLTTPLPTLTSELDELMVPVDIVQIDILQGKHRVLSHERPGSYRPAGVVSQYREVTVHSLKNPGMTIRMVYLDPMASYFRSMMTTAPLTVAVAFIVLLIFLAVRWLRRQLSGQELLEMRSVRILNGERGPQVRGSVHEWPSRASSALDTLLSEIQFASDQRSRMDTLIRSYAAQDNKTGLNNRLFFDNQLATLLDDSEKVGTHGVVMMIRLPDFDLLRDTWGQRAAEENLFTLINLLSTFIMRYPGALLARYHRSDFAVLLPHRTLKESESIASQLLKAVDALPQSKMLDRDDMVHMGICAWRGGQSTEQVMEHAEAATRNAVLQGANGWAVYDDSLPEKGRGNVRWRTLIEQMLSRGGPRIYQKPAVMKNGNVHHRELMCRIFDGTEEVISAEYLPMVLQFGLSEEYDRQQITRLIPFLSFWPEENLALQVTVESLIRPRFQRWLRDTLMQCEKSQRKHIIFELAEADVGQHISRLRPVVRLINALGARIAVTQAGLTLVSTNWIKELDVELLKLHPGLVRNIEKRTENQLLVQSLVEACKGTRTQVFATGVRSRSEWQMLTARGVMGGQGDFFAASQPLDTNVKKYLQRYSV; encoded by the coding sequence ATGCGATTAACGACGAAGTTCTCAGCTTTTATCACCTTGCTGACGGGGCTTACCATTTTTGTCACGCTTCTGGGCTGTTCCCTGAGTTTTTACACCGCCATTCAGGACAAGCTGGTTAACCGGGTACAGTCTGTTGCCTCGGTGATTGATACTCGTCTGCTAACGACGCCGCTACCAACGCTCACCAGTGAGCTTGATGAGTTGATGGTACCTGTTGATATTGTTCAGATCGACATTCTGCAGGGAAAGCATCGTGTTTTAAGCCACGAACGACCGGGAAGCTATCGCCCTGCGGGCGTGGTAAGCCAGTATCGGGAAGTGACGGTGCATTCCCTTAAAAATCCGGGGATGACCATACGCATGGTCTACCTCGATCCGATGGCCAGCTATTTCCGATCCATGATGACCACCGCGCCGCTCACCGTCGCCGTTGCGTTTATCGTCCTGCTGATCTTTCTCGCGGTCCGCTGGCTGCGCCGCCAGCTTTCCGGTCAGGAGCTGCTGGAGATGCGCTCCGTGCGGATCCTGAACGGTGAACGCGGCCCGCAGGTGCGTGGCTCCGTTCACGAGTGGCCGTCACGCGCCAGCAGCGCGCTCGATACCCTGCTCTCCGAAATCCAGTTTGCCAGCGATCAGCGCAGCCGTATGGATACGCTGATCCGCTCTTATGCGGCGCAGGATAATAAAACCGGCCTTAACAACCGTCTTTTCTTTGATAATCAGCTCGCCACGCTGCTCGACGATTCAGAGAAAGTGGGGACTCACGGGGTGGTGATGATGATTCGCCTGCCCGATTTCGATCTCCTGCGCGACACCTGGGGACAGCGGGCCGCGGAAGAAAACCTCTTTACGCTGATCAACCTGCTCTCCACCTTTATTATGCGCTACCCGGGCGCGCTGCTGGCCCGCTATCACCGCAGCGACTTTGCCGTGCTGTTGCCTCATCGTACGCTAAAGGAATCCGAAAGCATCGCCAGCCAGCTGCTGAAGGCGGTAGATGCGCTGCCGCAGAGCAAAATGCTCGACAGGGACGATATGGTCCACATGGGGATCTGCGCCTGGCGTGGCGGACAATCCACCGAGCAGGTGATGGAACATGCGGAAGCCGCTACCCGCAACGCCGTGTTGCAGGGGGCCAACGGATGGGCGGTTTACGATGACTCGCTGCCGGAAAAAGGGCGCGGCAACGTGCGCTGGCGCACGCTGATTGAGCAAATGCTTAGCCGCGGCGGTCCACGTATTTATCAAAAACCCGCAGTCATGAAAAACGGCAACGTTCATCACCGTGAACTGATGTGTCGTATTTTTGACGGCACCGAAGAGGTCATCTCTGCGGAATATCTGCCGATGGTGCTGCAATTTGGCCTGTCCGAAGAGTATGACCGCCAGCAAATTACCCGGCTGATTCCGTTTTTATCCTTCTGGCCTGAAGAAAACCTGGCGTTGCAGGTCACCGTGGAGTCGTTAATACGCCCACGTTTTCAGCGCTGGCTTCGTGATACGTTAATGCAATGCGAAAAATCGCAGCGTAAACACATTATTTTTGAACTTGCTGAGGCCGATGTAGGTCAACACATCAGCCGGTTACGTCCGGTGGTACGTTTGATCAATGCGCTCGGTGCACGTATCGCTGTGACGCAGGCAGGTTTAACGCTGGTCAGCACCAACTGGATCAAGGAGCTGGATGTAGAGTTATTAAAGCTACATCCGGGGCTGGTAAGGAATATTGAGAAGCGTACGGAAAACCAGCTGCTGGTACAGAGTCTGGTAGAAGCGTGCAAGGGTACGCGAACACAAGTATTTGCCACGGGCGTGCGCTCCAGAAGCGAATGGCAGATGTTAACAGCGCGCGGCGTGATGGGCGGTCAGGGGGATTTTTTTGCTGCCTCTCAACCGCT
- the msrP gene encoding protein-methionine-sulfoxide reductase catalytic subunit MsrP: MKNRKLTEADVTSESVFMLQRRQILKMLGISATALTLSPAAHADLLDWFKGNDRPKAPSGAPLTFTKPAEWQNKLTLTPEDKVTGYNNFYEFGLDKADPAANAGSLKTDPWTLKIDGEVAKPLTLDHHDLTTRFPLEERIYRMRCVEAWSMVVPWVGFPLHKLLAMVEPTSNAKYVAFQTRYAPDEMPGQKDRFIGGGLEYPYVEGLRLDEAMHPLTLLTVGVYGKALPPQNGAPIRLTVPWKYGFKGIKSIVSIKLTRERPPTTWNLAAPDEYGFFANVNPHVDHPRWSQATERFIGSGGALDVKRQPTLLFNGYADEVASLYRGLNLRENF, translated from the coding sequence ATGAAAAACCGAAAACTGACGGAAGCCGACGTAACGTCTGAGTCTGTCTTTATGTTACAGCGCCGCCAGATCCTGAAAATGCTTGGCATCAGCGCCACTGCCCTGACGCTCTCTCCGGCGGCACACGCCGACCTGCTCGACTGGTTTAAAGGCAACGATCGGCCAAAGGCTCCATCCGGCGCCCCACTCACCTTTACGAAACCGGCCGAATGGCAAAACAAGCTGACGCTCACGCCGGAAGATAAAGTTACCGGCTATAACAACTTCTACGAATTTGGTCTCGATAAGGCCGATCCTGCCGCCAACGCGGGGAGCCTTAAAACCGATCCGTGGACGCTGAAAATTGATGGTGAAGTGGCGAAACCCCTGACGCTGGACCACCACGATCTCACTACCCGCTTCCCGCTCGAAGAGCGTATCTATCGCATGCGCTGCGTGGAAGCCTGGTCGATGGTGGTGCCCTGGGTCGGCTTCCCGCTTCATAAGCTGCTGGCAATGGTTGAACCCACCAGCAATGCGAAATATGTCGCTTTCCAGACGCGCTATGCGCCTGACGAGATGCCCGGGCAGAAAGATCGGTTTATCGGCGGCGGGCTTGAGTATCCGTATGTGGAAGGGTTACGTCTCGACGAAGCTATGCACCCCCTTACCCTGCTGACCGTTGGCGTTTATGGCAAAGCGCTTCCGCCGCAGAACGGCGCCCCCATCCGTTTAACCGTACCGTGGAAATATGGCTTCAAAGGGATTAAATCTATCGTCAGCATTAAGCTTACCCGCGAACGTCCGCCAACCACCTGGAATCTGGCGGCCCCGGACGAATACGGCTTCTTCGCCAACGTGAACCCGCACGTGGATCATCCGCGCTGGTCGCAGGCAACCGAGCGGTTTATTGGTTCCGGCGGTGCGCTGGACGTAAAGCGCCAGCCGACGCTGCTGTTTAACGGCTATGCGGATGAAGTGGCTTCGCTTTACCGTGGTCTCAACTTACGGGAGAATTTCTGA
- the aroQ gene encoding type II 3-dehydroquinate dehydratase yields the protein MTDKFHILVLNGPNLNMLGTREPEKYGTLTLSEIVNRLGTEAASLNVDLDHFQSNAEYALIDRIHQAKDNVDYILINPAAFTHTSVAIRDALLAVSIPFIEIHLSNVHAREPFRHHSYLSDIAAGVICGLGADGYSYALQTAVKRLSQSH from the coding sequence ATGACTGATAAGTTCCATATCTTAGTTTTGAACGGACCGAACCTGAACATGCTCGGCACCCGTGAGCCAGAGAAGTACGGCACGCTAACATTGAGTGAAATTGTTAACCGTCTGGGAACGGAAGCAGCGTCACTGAATGTGGATTTGGATCATTTTCAGTCGAATGCGGAGTACGCACTCATCGACCGTATTCATCAGGCTAAAGACAATGTGGACTATATCCTGATCAATCCGGCCGCGTTTACGCACACCAGTGTTGCTATCCGCGACGCACTGCTCGCGGTGAGTATCCCGTTTATCGAGATCCACCTGAGTAATGTGCACGCCCGAGAGCCGTTCCGTCACCATTCGTATCTGTCGGATATCGCTGCTGGCGTTATCTGTGGACTGGGCGCAGACGGCTATTCATACGCTTTACAGACAGCGGTAAAACGCCTGTCACAATCACACTAA
- the acuI gene encoding acrylyl-CoA reductase (NADPH), translating into MQALILEQQDGKTLASVQPVEENRLPEGEVTVDIDWSSLNYKDALAITGKGKIIRNFPMVPGIDFAGRVHTSEDPRFHPGQHVLLTGWGVGENHWGGLATQARVKGDWLVPVPKGMDGRKAMIVGTAGFTAMLCVMALEDAGIRPESGEIVVTGASGGVGSTAVTLLHKLGYQVAAVSGRESTHDYLRQLGASRILSRDEFAETRPLEKQVWAGAVDTVGDKVLAKVLAQMNYGGCVAACGLAGGFALPTTVMPFILRNVRLQGVDSVMTPAARRHEAWERLVRDLPESFYTQSATEITLSQAPEYASKIMDNQFHGRALVKIA; encoded by the coding sequence ATGCAGGCTTTGATCTTAGAACAGCAGGACGGCAAAACGCTTGCCTCAGTGCAGCCGGTAGAAGAGAACCGCCTGCCGGAAGGCGAAGTAACCGTCGACATCGACTGGTCCAGTTTAAATTATAAAGATGCGCTGGCTATTACCGGTAAGGGTAAAATCATCCGAAATTTCCCTATGGTGCCGGGGATTGATTTCGCTGGCCGGGTTCATACCAGCGAGGATCCGCGCTTCCATCCAGGCCAGCATGTACTGCTCACCGGCTGGGGCGTGGGTGAAAATCACTGGGGCGGGCTGGCAACGCAGGCGCGCGTGAAGGGCGACTGGCTGGTGCCTGTGCCGAAAGGCATGGATGGCCGCAAGGCAATGATCGTCGGCACGGCAGGCTTTACCGCCATGCTGTGCGTGATGGCGCTGGAAGATGCGGGTATCCGCCCTGAGTCAGGGGAAATTGTCGTCACCGGTGCCAGCGGCGGCGTGGGCAGCACGGCAGTCACGCTGCTCCACAAGCTGGGCTATCAGGTCGCTGCGGTTTCCGGCCGAGAAAGTACCCATGACTATCTGCGCCAGCTCGGCGCCAGCCGCATTCTCAGCCGCGACGAATTTGCCGAAACCCGTCCGCTGGAAAAACAGGTTTGGGCAGGGGCGGTGGATACCGTCGGCGATAAGGTGCTGGCAAAAGTCCTGGCGCAGATGAACTACGGCGGATGCGTGGCAGCCTGCGGTCTGGCCGGCGGATTTGCCCTGCCAACCACCGTGATGCCATTTATTCTGCGTAACGTACGCCTGCAGGGTGTGGATTCCGTGATGACCCCTGCGGCCCGTCGTCATGAAGCCTGGGAACGGCTGGTGCGCGATCTGCCGGAATCTTTCTATACCCAGAGCGCAACGGAGATAACCCTCAGCCAGGCGCCGGAATACGCCAGTAAGATCATGGACAACCAGTTCCACGGTCGTGCGCTGGTGAAAATCGCCTAA
- the panF gene encoding sodium/pantothenate symporter, giving the protein MQLEVILPLIAYLLVVFGLSVYAMRKRTTGTFLNEYFLGSRSMGGVVLAMTLTATYISASSFIGGPGAAYKYGLGWVLLAMIQLPAVWLSLGILGKKFAILARRYNAVTLNDMLFARYQSRLLVWLASLSLLVAFIGAMTVQFIGGARLLETAAGIPYETGLVIFGVSIALYTAFGGFRASVLNDTMQGLVMLVGTLVLLVGIVHAAGGLSHAVETLEAIDPKLVSPQGADDILSPTFMTSFWVLVCFGVIGLPHTAVRCISYKDSKAVHRGIIIGTIVVAILMFGMHLAGALGRAVIPDLTVPDLVIPTLMVKVLPPFAAGIFLAAPMAAIMSTINAQLLQSSATIIKDLYLNLRPDQAENERRLKRMSAVITLTLGALLLLAAWRPPEMIIWLNLLAFGGLEAVFLWPLVLGLYWERANAAGALSAMIVGGVLYAVLATFKIQYLGFHPIVPSLLLSLLAFVVGNRFGQPVPQPAMISTDK; this is encoded by the coding sequence ATGCAGCTTGAAGTCATTCTGCCGCTTATCGCTTACCTGTTAGTGGTGTTTGGTTTATCCGTTTACGCCATGCGTAAAAGAACGACGGGCACCTTCCTGAACGAGTATTTTCTTGGCAGCCGCTCGATGGGCGGCGTCGTGCTGGCCATGACGCTGACCGCGACCTACATTAGCGCCAGTTCGTTTATCGGCGGGCCCGGTGCAGCCTATAAATACGGGTTAGGCTGGGTGCTGCTGGCGATGATCCAGCTTCCAGCCGTCTGGCTCTCGCTGGGCATACTGGGTAAAAAATTTGCCATTCTGGCACGCCGTTACAATGCCGTGACGCTCAACGATATGCTGTTTGCCCGCTATCAGAGCCGTTTACTGGTGTGGCTGGCCAGCTTAAGCCTGCTGGTGGCCTTTATTGGCGCCATGACGGTGCAGTTTATCGGCGGGGCACGCCTGCTGGAAACGGCGGCGGGAATTCCCTACGAGACGGGCCTCGTCATCTTTGGGGTGAGTATCGCACTCTACACCGCGTTTGGCGGATTCCGCGCCAGCGTGCTGAACGATACGATGCAGGGTTTGGTGATGCTTGTTGGCACCCTTGTTCTGCTGGTCGGCATTGTGCATGCTGCTGGTGGCCTGAGCCATGCGGTTGAAACGCTCGAGGCGATCGATCCAAAACTGGTTTCGCCGCAGGGCGCGGATGACATCCTTTCGCCAACCTTTATGACCTCGTTCTGGGTGTTGGTATGCTTTGGGGTGATTGGCCTGCCGCATACCGCCGTGCGCTGTATCTCTTACAAAGACAGCAAAGCCGTGCACAGAGGTATCATTATCGGCACTATCGTTGTCGCAATCCTGATGTTTGGTATGCACCTGGCAGGCGCGTTAGGTCGGGCAGTTATTCCTGACCTTACCGTACCCGATCTGGTTATCCCAACCCTGATGGTTAAAGTACTGCCGCCATTTGCCGCCGGGATCTTCCTCGCCGCACCGATGGCCGCCATTATGTCGACCATCAACGCTCAGCTGCTGCAAAGTTCCGCTACGATCATTAAAGATCTCTATCTGAACCTGCGTCCTGACCAGGCAGAGAATGAACGGCGCCTGAAGCGCATGTCGGCCGTTATTACTCTGACGTTAGGGGCATTGCTGCTGTTAGCCGCGTGGCGCCCGCCGGAGATGATCATCTGGCTGAACCTGCTGGCATTTGGTGGGCTTGAAGCGGTATTCCTGTGGCCTCTGGTGTTAGGGCTCTACTGGGAGCGCGCGAATGCCGCCGGTGCGCTGAGCGCTATGATTGTCGGCGGCGTGCTTTACGCCGTCCTCGCAACGTTTAAGATTCAGTACCTGGGCTTCCATCCAATTGTGCCTTCGTTACTGCTAAGTTTACTGGCGTTTGTGGTGGGGAACCGTTTCGGTCAGCCCGTCCCACAACCCGCTATGATTTCTACTGATAAATAA